In Sander lucioperca isolate FBNREF2018 chromosome 12, SLUC_FBN_1.2, whole genome shotgun sequence, one DNA window encodes the following:
- the top1 gene encoding DNA topoisomerase 1 produces the protein MSGEHGHGNSQVNSGSKGCDTHKHKDKHKDKEYRHKDHKKDKEREKFKHSNSEHKDHSEKKHRDKEKLKHSDGSSDKHRDKHKEKDKDKEKRREEKIRSSHVDKPKKEKVNGYVRDTSPSAIKSEPEEDNGFYPSPQHNKTSKREYDDEEFVYKPKKVKTEHDKKAKKRKHEYDEDDEDDEDIKPKKKTKDKKGTEGKKAKKEEEEKWKWWEEERSTDGSKWRFLEHKGPVFAPLYEPMPDKVKFYYDGKPMKLSAPAEEVATFFAKMLDHEYTTKDIFRKNFFKDWRKEMTSEEKTKITDLNKCNFSEMNEYFKAQSEARKQMSKEEKQKIKEENERLLQEYGFCLMDNHKERIGNFRIEPPGLFRGRGDHPKMGMLKRRIRPEDIIINCSKDSKHPKPPPGTKWKEVRHDNKVTWLASWTENIQGSIKYIMLNPSSRIKGEKDWQKYETARRLKKCVDRIRTQYRDDWKSKEMRIRQRAVALYFIDKLALRAGNEKEEGETADTVGCCSLRVEHIKLYPKMDEQEYVVEFDFLGKDSIRYYNKIPVEKRVFKNLQLFLENKQPEDDLFDRLNTSILNKHLQELMDGLTAKVFRTYNASITLQQQLKELACPDDSLPAKILSYNRANRAVAILCNHQRAPPKTFEKSMQNLQTKIDEKQNQLSAARKQLKAAKADHKASHDDKSKKAVELKRKAIQRIEEQLMKLQVQATDREENKQIALGTSKLNYLDPRISVAWCKKWDVPIEKIYNKTQREKFAWAIDMAEKDYEF, from the exons ATGAGCGGAGAGCATGGACATGGAAACTCTCAG GTCAATTCTGGATCTAAAGGATGCG ACACCCACAAACATAAAGACAAGCACAAAGACAAGGAATACAGACACAAAGACCacaagaaagacaaagagagagagaaattcaAGCACAGCAACAG CGAACATAAGGACCACTCTGAGAAGAAACACAGGGACAAAGAGAAGCTGAAGCACAGCGACGGCAGCTCAGACAAGCACAGGGATAAACACAAAGAGAAAGACAAGGacaaagagaagaggagagaagagaag ATCAGGTCATCCCATGTAGACAAGCctaaaaaagagaaagtaaaTGGATATGTAAG AGATACAAGCCCTTCTGCCATTAAGAGCGAGCCTGAAGAAGACAATGGCTTCTACCCTTCTCCCCAACACAACAAGACCTCCAAACGGGAATATGATGATGAAGA ATTTGTATACAAGCCCAAAAAAGTCAAGACAGAGCATGACAAAAAGGCCAAGAAGAGGAAACATGAgtatgatgaagatgatgaggatgatgag GACATCAAGCccaaaaagaagacaaaagacAAGAAAGGAACAGAAGGAAAGAAAGccaagaaagaagaagaggagaagtGGAAATG GTGGGAGGAGGAAAGATCTACAGATGGATCCAAATGGCGCTTCCTTGAGCATAAGGGTCCAGTGTTTGCCCCCCTGTATGAACCTATGCCTGACAAAGTCAAATTTTACTATGATG gTAAGCCTATGAAACTCAGTGCTCCTGCTGAGGAGGTAGCTACATTTTTTGCTAAGATGTTGGATCATGAGTACACCACTAAGGACATCTTCAGGAAGAACTTCTTTAAGGACTGGAGGAAG GAAATGACATCCGAGGAGAAGACAAAGATCACCGACCTGAACAAGTGCAACTTCAGTGAGATGAATGAATACTTCAAGGCCCAATCAGAAGCTAGGAAACAGATGTCAAAAGAGGAGAAACAG AAAATCAAAGAGGAGAATGAGAGACTCCTCCAGGAGTACGGTTTCTGCTTAATGGACAACCACAAGGAAAGGATCGGAAACTTCCGCATCGAGCCACCAGGCCTGTTCCGAGGACGAGGCGATCATCCGAAGATGGGCATGCTGAAACGACGCATCAGACCTGAAGACATCATTATTAACTGTAGCAA AGACTCGAAGCACCCTAAACCTCCCCCAGGAACAAAATGGAAGGAAGTTCGCCATGACAACAAGGTAACCTGGCTGGCATCTTGGACAGAGAACATTCAGGGCTCCATCAAGTACATCATGTTGAATCCTAGCTCCAGGATCAAG GGGGAGAAGGACTGGCAGAAGTATGAGACTGCTCGGCGGTTGAAGAAGTGTGTAGATCGCATTCGTACCCAGTATAGAGACGACTGGAAGTCAAAAGAGATGAGGATCAGGCAGAGAGCTGTGGCACTGTATTTCATAGACAAG CTTGCACTGAGGGCAGGCAACGAAAAGGAGGAAGGTGAGACAGCGGACACAGTTGGCTGCTGTTCACTGCGGGTGGAGCACATCAAACTGTACCCCAAGATGGACGAGCAAGAGTATGTGGTGGAGTTTGACTTCTTGGGAAAAGACTCCATCCGCTACTACAACAAGATCCCCGTGGAGAAGAGG GTCTTTAAAAACCTCCAGCTGTTCCTAGAGAACAAGCAGCCTGAAGATGACCTCTTTGACAGACTGAAT ACTTCTATTCTGAATAAGCACTTACAGGAGCTGATGGATGGCCTGACAGCCAAGGTCTTTCGTACCTACAATGCCTCCATCACCCTGCAACAGCAGCTCAAAGAACTTGCCTGCC CTGATGACAGCCTCCCAGCTAAAATCCTGTCATACAACCGTGCCAACCGGGCGGTGGCCATCCTCTGTAACCATCAGAGAGCTCCACCCAAAACATTTGAGAAGTCCATGCAAAACCTTCAGACCAAG ATCGACGAGAAACAGAATCAACTGTCAGCAGCCAGGAAGCAGCTGAAGGCCGCCAAGGCTGATCACAAGGCTTCCCATGATGACAAGAGCAAAAA GGCTGTGGAGTTGAAGCGTAAAGCTATCCAGAGGATAGAGGAGCAGCTGATGAAGCTCCAGGTTCAGgccacagacagagaggagaacaaGCAGATTGCTCTGGGCACCTCCAAGCTCAACTATCTGGATCCACGCATCTCTGTTGCCTG GTGCAAGAAATGGGATGTTCCCATTGAGAAGATCTACAACAAAACCCAGAGAGAGAAGTTTGCCTGGGCGATTGACATGGCTGAAAAGGACTATGAGTTTTAA